One genomic region from Gammaproteobacteria bacterium encodes:
- a CDS encoding tetratricopeptide repeat protein, which translates to AEAYNNLGSVFLDQGRLEEAITHYRKALVIKPDYAEAHSNLLFCLNYHPDLPAEAIYAEYQRWNKFHAAPLREGGGYANGRDPDRRLRVGYVSPDFRKHSARHFIEPLLSRHDKARVEVFAYAQVAVEDEVSTVLKGYVDHWKNTVGLSDEGLFSLIRDDGIDILVDLAGHTSGNRLQVFARKPAPIQVSWMGYGYTTGLEAMDYFLGDGAFTPEGCESLFSERIVRLPVFAAYRPTEGMGEPGPLPAERSGVITFGSLSRSIRINHRVIRTWAKILERLPTSRLIINSRNFQLDSLQSDIREQFASHGIGEERLMLGYDSPPWDVFRKIDIGLDCFPHNSGTTLMESLYMGVPYVTLAARPSVGRIGSSMLRGVGHPEWIAATEEEYVEKAESLAVNLGELSAIRAGLRGRLRGSLLMDEPAFARSVESAYRGMWRAWCGHE; encoded by the coding sequence GCGGAGGCGTATAACAATCTGGGGAGCGTGTTTCTGGATCAGGGCAGGCTGGAAGAGGCCATCACCCATTACCGCAAGGCGCTTGTCATCAAGCCGGATTACGCGGAAGCGCACAGCAATCTCCTCTTCTGCCTGAATTACCATCCGGATCTGCCAGCTGAAGCCATTTATGCGGAGTACCAGCGCTGGAATAAATTTCATGCTGCCCCTCTGAGAGAGGGAGGTGGATATGCGAACGGGCGCGATCCTGATCGTCGTTTGCGAGTGGGTTATGTTTCGCCGGATTTCAGGAAGCACTCGGCGCGCCACTTTATAGAGCCGTTGCTGTCCCGGCACGACAAAGCGCGGGTCGAAGTGTTTGCCTATGCGCAGGTTGCGGTGGAAGACGAGGTCAGCACGGTTCTGAAAGGGTATGTGGATCATTGGAAGAACACGGTTGGCCTGAGTGACGAAGGCCTGTTCTCGCTGATCCGGGATGACGGGATAGACATACTGGTTGATCTGGCGGGACATACCAGCGGCAACCGTCTCCAGGTATTTGCGCGCAAGCCTGCGCCGATCCAGGTTTCGTGGATGGGTTATGGGTACACGACGGGTCTGGAGGCGATGGATTATTTTCTGGGTGATGGAGCATTCACGCCGGAAGGATGTGAGTCCTTGTTTTCCGAGCGGATCGTGCGGCTGCCGGTATTTGCCGCCTATCGTCCGACGGAGGGGATGGGAGAGCCTGGCCCGTTGCCGGCGGAGCGGAGCGGAGTGATCACGTTCGGCTCGTTGTCGCGCTCGATACGGATCAATCATCGGGTGATCCGCACGTGGGCGAAAATTTTGGAACGCTTGCCCACTTCCCGCTTGATAATCAATAGCCGCAATTTTCAGCTTGATAGCCTCCAGTCGGATATACGTGAACAATTTGCCAGCCACGGGATCGGAGAGGAGAGATTGATGTTGGGCTACGACAGCCCGCCGTGGGACGTGTTTAGGAAGATAGACATAGGCCTGGACTGTTTTCCGCACAACTCGGGCACAACGCTGATGGAGAGTTTGTATATGGGTGTCCCGTATGTCACCCTGGCGGCACGCCCGTCAGTGGGCCGCATCGGGTCATCCATGCTGAGAGGGGTGGGGCATCCTGAATGGATCGCTGCGACGGAAGAGGAGTATGTGGAGAAGGCGGAATCGCTGGCTGTGAACCTGGGCGAGCTGTCCGCGATCCGTGCCGGACTTCGCGGGCGGCTGCGGGGCAGTCTTCTGATGGACGAACCCGCATTCGCCCGCTCTGTGGAGTCGGCGTACCGGGGCATGTGGCGGGCATGGTGCGGTCATGAGTGA